One genomic segment of Thermoanaerobaculia bacterium includes these proteins:
- a CDS encoding NADH-quinone oxidoreductase subunit A has product MASSFIPILVLMVFAALLAAALLALSAVLGRHVRTRRKLSTYECGMPLLDSSRKRISVKYSVVAMVFILFDVEIAFLYPWTVIFRSYGWGMFLEMILFLATLAVGYAYIWKKGALDW; this is encoded by the coding sequence GTGGCGTCGTCCTTCATTCCGATTCTGGTGCTCATGGTCTTCGCGGCGCTCCTGGCCGCCGCGCTGCTGGCGCTCTCCGCGGTCCTCGGCCGGCACGTCCGGACCCGCCGCAAGCTCTCGACGTACGAGTGCGGCATGCCGCTCCTCGACTCGTCGAGGAAGCGCATCTCCGTCAAGTATTCGGTCGTCGCCATGGTCTTCATCCTCTTCGACGTCGAAATCGCGTTCCTCTATCCCTGGACCGTGATCTTCCGAAGCTACGGGTGGGGAATGTTCCTGGAGATGATCCTGTTCCTCGCCACGCTCGCGGTCGGCTACGCCTACATCTGGAAAAAGGGAGCGCTCGACTGGTGA
- the nuoE gene encoding NADH-quinone oxidoreductase subunit NuoE, with protein sequence MKKLRYASRESGAPFAFTDDESREIDTLLSRYPTKQAALLPVLWIVQGRLGWVPREAVGVVAERLGLSTAFVDGVLTFYTMYNLDPVGKYDLQFCTSISCHLNGADELLEHCQRRLGVHVGETTPDGKFTITEVECIAGCDRAPSMQVNDRYHEPMSPEKLDALLAELGKGA encoded by the coding sequence GTGAAGAAGCTGCGCTACGCGTCGCGCGAGAGCGGCGCGCCGTTCGCCTTCACCGACGACGAGAGCCGGGAGATCGACACCCTCCTCTCCCGCTACCCCACGAAGCAGGCCGCGCTCCTCCCGGTCCTCTGGATCGTCCAGGGGCGGCTCGGCTGGGTTCCGCGCGAGGCCGTGGGGGTCGTCGCGGAGCGTCTCGGCCTGTCGACGGCGTTCGTCGACGGCGTCCTCACCTTCTACACGATGTACAACCTCGACCCGGTCGGGAAATACGATCTCCAGTTCTGCACCTCCATCTCCTGCCACCTGAACGGCGCCGACGAGCTCCTCGAGCACTGCCAGAGGAGACTCGGCGTGCACGTCGGCGAGACGACGCCGGACGGGAAGTTCACGATCACCGAGGTCGAATGCATCGCGGGATGCGATCGCGCGCCCTCGATGCAGGTCAACGACCGGTACCACGAGCCGATGAGCCCCGAGAAGCTCGACGCGCTGCTGGCC